The Streptomyces sp. V4I8 genome includes the window CGGATGCGGCGAACATGTCGTAGAAGCTCGTCTCCCGGGGGGTCAGACGAAAGCGCACGTGAGGGTCCTCAAGAAGGATCGGTTTCGGTCAGGCTGATGCTAGGCGCATCATCCGGCCACGGCTAATGGGCCGTCCTCCAGTGTCGCCCATCAGGCACAGTGGTCGGCACGGGGGCTGCCCAGTGGTCCAGTCCAACCGCTGTTCGCGGTTCGGCCACAGGGCCCTATACCCAGCAAAGTTCGGTACGATATACCCTGTAGGGGTATATGAAGCGGTTTACGTCTGGAGGACGCGATGACGACCACCGAGGCCGGCGCGGGCGCGCCCTCCGCCACTGACGACACCGAGGAGACGAGCGTCACGGACGTGGTGACGGACCACGACCGCGGCATCCACGGCTACCACAAGCAGAAGGACGAGCACCTCAAGCGCCTGCGCCGCATCGAGGGCCAGATCCGCGGCCTGCAGCGCATGGTCGACGAGGACGTCTACTGCATCGACATACTCACGCAGGTGTCCGCCTCCACCAAGGCCCTGCAGTCCTTCGCCCTCCAACTACTGGAGGAGCACCTCCGCCACTGCGTCGCCGACGCGGCCGTCAAGGGCG containing:
- a CDS encoding metal-sensitive transcriptional regulator, whose product is MTTTEAGAGAPSATDDTEETSVTDVVTDHDRGIHGYHKQKDEHLKRLRRIEGQIRGLQRMVDEDVYCIDILTQVSASTKALQSFALQLLEEHLRHCVADAAVKGGAEIDAKVEEATKAIGRLLRT